One Candidatus Marinimicrobia bacterium CG08_land_8_20_14_0_20_45_22 genomic region harbors:
- a CDS encoding bifunctional pyr operon transcriptional regulator/uracil phosphoribosyltransferase PyrR yields MEFKVKSKIADEQALNRTVTRLAHEILEKCRGVENVCIIGIRTRGEYLSKRIAKKIEEIENVKLPVGVLDVVMYRDDFRMKNRLPRVEITNIPFEVDGKILILVDDVIYTGRTVRAAMDALIDFGRPSSIQLAVLIDRGHREMPIKADYIGRNVPTSPGEEIRVLMKESDGEDAILLVEETQ; encoded by the coding sequence ATGGAATTTAAGGTTAAATCCAAGATAGCAGACGAACAGGCGTTGAACCGGACCGTGACGCGTTTGGCGCATGAAATTCTGGAGAAATGTCGCGGCGTCGAGAATGTTTGCATCATCGGCATCCGGACACGCGGAGAATATTTATCAAAGAGAATTGCAAAGAAAATCGAAGAAATCGAAAACGTCAAACTGCCGGTTGGCGTTCTCGATGTTGTGATGTATCGGGACGATTTCCGGATGAAGAACCGGCTTCCGCGGGTCGAAATCACGAATATCCCGTTTGAAGTGGACGGAAAAATTCTTATTCTCGTCGATGATGTGATTTATACGGGTCGGACAGTTCGCGCCGCTATGGATGCGCTGATAGATTTTGGAAGACCATCATCGATCCAATTGGCAGTTTTGATCGACCGTGGACATCGGGAAATGCCGATCAAGGCAGACTATATCGGTCGAAACGTTCCAACGTCACCCGGCGAGGAAATCCGCGTGCTGATGAAGGAAAGCGACGGTGAGGACGCCATTTTACTGGTAGAGGAAACCCAATGA
- a CDS encoding dihydroorotase: MKIDKMNGKVLLTNGKIIDPVGEKIYDSDILIENGVIVKIEKGMTPMNDAEIINLTGQMISPGFVDIHVHFREPGFEDKETIESGCQAALAGGFTKVCCMPNTEPPIDTQESVRFIYRKAEGQIVDVYPIAAITKNRKGEELTGMVELSSAGAVAFSDDGNPLVNAQIMRFALEYSKIVDKPIINHSEDPALKADGYMNEGIVSTQLGIPGNPSVAEEIMIYRDLALTKFTNSRLHVPHVSTKTSVALIRQAKADGVRVTAEVTPHHFSLTDEYMRSFDANGKVSPPLRSESDRLALIEGIQDGTIDAIATDHAPHQYDTKETSLDLASSGMIGLESAFGLAMTHLVHAGYISLMDLIKLLTIKPAHVMNLPLPGISIGAEANLTIIDPDEWWVFSRKDIYSRSQNTPFIGRELTGRVKSVFAKSSYVRLQD, encoded by the coding sequence ATGAAAATAGATAAAATGAACGGAAAAGTGCTACTCACGAACGGAAAAATTATCGATCCAGTCGGAGAAAAAATATATGATTCGGACATATTGATCGAAAATGGTGTTATTGTCAAAATCGAAAAAGGGATGACTCCGATGAATGACGCAGAAATCATTAATTTGACCGGACAAATGATTTCGCCGGGATTTGTTGACATACACGTTCATTTTCGCGAGCCGGGATTTGAAGACAAGGAGACGATCGAGTCGGGTTGTCAGGCGGCTCTGGCTGGCGGATTTACCAAAGTTTGTTGCATGCCGAACACCGAGCCGCCGATCGATACGCAGGAGAGTGTTCGGTTTATCTATCGAAAAGCCGAGGGGCAGATCGTGGATGTTTATCCGATTGCCGCGATCACGAAAAACCGCAAGGGCGAAGAATTGACCGGAATGGTCGAGCTGTCGTCCGCCGGCGCTGTGGCATTTTCGGACGACGGCAATCCGTTGGTCAATGCGCAGATCATGCGGTTTGCTCTGGAATATTCCAAAATTGTGGATAAACCAATCATTAATCATTCCGAAGACCCAGCCCTGAAAGCGGACGGCTACATGAATGAAGGCATTGTATCGACGCAACTCGGCATTCCCGGGAATCCATCGGTCGCCGAAGAAATTATGATTTACCGCGATTTAGCGCTGACGAAATTCACGAATTCACGTCTGCATGTTCCGCACGTTTCGACCAAAACTTCGGTGGCGCTGATTCGTCAGGCAAAAGCGGATGGCGTTCGCGTCACGGCAGAAGTTACGCCGCATCACTTTTCGTTGACCGATGAATACATGCGTTCCTTTGATGCAAACGGTAAAGTTTCCCCGCCGCTCCGTTCGGAATCTGATCGGTTGGCGCTTATTGAGGGAATTCAGGATGGAACGATCGATGCGATTGCCACCGATCACGCGCCGCACCAGTACGACACTAAGGAAACGTCGCTCGATCTGGCTTCCTCCGGAATGATTGGTCTCGAAAGCGCTTTCGGATTGGCGATGACCCATCTGGTTCATGCGGGTTATATTTCATTGATGGATTTGATTAAGTTGCTGACGATCAAACCGGCTCATGTAATGAACTTGCCGCTTCCCGGCATTAGCATTGGCGCAGAAGCCAATTTGACTATTATTGATCCGGATGAGTGGTGGGTTTTTAGTCGAAAAGACATCTATTCGCGGTCGCAAAATACGCCGTTCATCGGGCGTGAGTTGACCGGACGAGTCAAATCCGTTTTTGCGAAATCCAGTTATGTCCGTTTGCAGGATTAA
- a CDS encoding aspartate carbamoyltransferase, with the protein MNLSIKHLFGLEGVPKEDLNQIFDTAFSFREVLERPMKRVPTLQGKTIVNLFFESSTRTRISFELAEKRLSADMVNFSALGSSLSKGESLKDTIQNLYAMKIDAIVMRHSAPGSVKLLSQFVNAVIINAGDGTHEHPTQALLDIVSLKEKFGKIKGLNVAIIGDIRHSRVAMSNIYGLKTLGANVAVCGPPTYIPYGIESLGVKVMYNLDEALQFADAVNLLRIQMERQGKGLIPSLREYRNLYGMTRERLENLKKPLTILHPGPINRGVEIDSDVADGDYSIILHQVLNGVAIRMAVLFLLVGGK; encoded by the coding sequence ATGAATTTGAGCATCAAACATTTGTTCGGACTTGAAGGCGTTCCGAAGGAAGACCTAAATCAGATTTTCGACACGGCATTTTCCTTTAGGGAAGTCTTGGAGCGACCCATGAAGCGTGTTCCGACGTTACAAGGCAAAACAATCGTCAATTTGTTTTTTGAGAGTTCCACCCGGACGCGGATTTCTTTTGAACTGGCGGAAAAACGGCTATCGGCGGATATGGTCAATTTTTCCGCTTTGGGAAGTAGCCTATCGAAGGGTGAGAGTTTAAAAGATACGATCCAGAATCTGTACGCTATGAAAATAGACGCGATTGTTATGCGGCATTCGGCGCCGGGATCGGTCAAATTGCTGTCACAGTTTGTCAATGCCGTTATCATCAATGCGGGAGACGGAACACACGAACATCCGACGCAGGCGCTCTTGGATATTGTGTCGCTGAAGGAAAAATTTGGCAAGATTAAAGGTTTGAATGTCGCCATTATCGGCGATATTCGTCATAGTCGGGTCGCAATGTCGAATATTTACGGATTAAAAACGTTAGGTGCGAACGTTGCGGTTTGCGGACCGCCGACTTATATTCCTTATGGTATCGAATCGTTGGGCGTGAAAGTCATGTATAATCTCGATGAAGCGCTTCAGTTTGCCGATGCGGTGAACTTACTGAGAATTCAGATGGAACGGCAGGGGAAAGGATTGATTCCATCCCTACGCGAATATCGAAACCTGTACGGCATGACGCGCGAGCGGCTTGAAAATTTGAAAAAGCCACTGACGATTCTTCATCCGGGACCGATCAACCGCGGCGTTGAAATCGACTCGGACGTTGCCGACGGCGATTATTCCATTATCCTGCATCAGGTTTTAAATGGCGTTGCGATTCGGATGGCGGTTTTATTTCTGCTGGTTGGTGGCAAATAA